A window of Marinobacter salarius contains these coding sequences:
- a CDS encoding plastocyanin/azurin family copper-binding protein: MTEAAGESQVVIKMQGTPRGERVWFDPKGVAVNPGATITFVNRDPGNSHTVTAYHPEYFDRVRRMPKAAKPFDSGYLLPNQKFSLTLTVPGVYDYYCVPHEMAAMVGRIVVGTPAMVDWDSSALCAGGVSGHVATQFPSIRDILNAS, from the coding sequence GTGACTGAGGCTGCTGGCGAAAGCCAGGTTGTTATCAAGATGCAAGGCACACCCAGAGGTGAAAGGGTTTGGTTTGATCCGAAGGGGGTTGCGGTAAATCCAGGCGCAACAATTACCTTCGTCAATCGGGATCCCGGGAATTCCCACACGGTGACCGCGTATCACCCTGAGTATTTTGATCGGGTGCGGCGGATGCCAAAGGCTGCCAAACCGTTCGATAGTGGCTATTTGCTTCCGAACCAGAAATTCAGTCTGACGCTGACGGTTCCTGGTGTTTATGACTATTACTGCGTGCCGCATGAAATGGCGGCTATGGTTGGGCGGATCGTCGTTGGAACGCCTGCAATGGTGGATTGGGATAGCTCCGCTCTGTGTGCAGGTGGCGTAAGTGGACATGTAGCGACTCAATTCCCTTCGATCCGCGACATTCTTAATGCAAGCTGA
- the tnpC gene encoding IS66 family transposase, with protein sequence MRCKNTVNSSVFEGYKTRTSGIISAMNSTASISQSNAPSYSALAEENALQREQLDAQAEAIRQLKHQLDWFKKQLFGPKSEKQVYDIPEQDSLFTSGEAPLPEKPAEEERRTIKAYQRGTGKKQRDDDCLNDTGLRFTADVSVEVIEQLPPELTGPDADQYDIIGTKTTYRLAQRASSYVVLKCERPVFRRKGSDKPITTPAPFNVLDNSLADVSLLAGLLVDKFQFHLPLYRQHQRIQQAGITLSRSTLTNLVKRAIDLLRPIVDAQTDNVLRSRVLAMDETPIKAGHQGRAGPQKGKMKTGWFWPLYGDDDEVVFTYSNSRGRLHIEQVLNDQFSGTLISDGYAAYARYAAAQKGITHAQCWVHSRRCFVEAQKDHPEKATEALQQIAKLYQIEDTMKEKELTGEKKRQYRLDHAKPVVSGFFQWCRDQLAQGGLLPSEPLTKALNYVLGRETSLTVFLEDPDVQPDTNHLERALRPIPMGKKNWMFCWTELGAEHLGIIQSLISTCKLHDITPYMYLVDVLQRISQHPAREVSDLTPRLWKTRFAENPLRALIDPRHPDRQSKQPEATVRAH encoded by the coding sequence TTGAGGTGCAAAAATACCGTCAATTCAAGCGTTTTCGAGGGGTATAAAACGCGGACTTCCGGTATAATATCGGCCATGAATTCAACGGCTTCCATCTCCCAGTCCAACGCACCTTCCTACTCGGCCCTGGCCGAGGAGAATGCGTTGCAGCGCGAGCAGTTGGATGCTCAGGCGGAAGCCATTCGGCAGTTGAAACACCAGTTGGACTGGTTTAAGAAACAGCTGTTCGGCCCCAAATCTGAAAAGCAGGTTTATGATATTCCAGAACAGGATAGCCTGTTCACCTCCGGTGAAGCACCGCTGCCGGAGAAGCCTGCCGAGGAAGAGAGGCGCACCATTAAGGCCTATCAGCGCGGCACCGGCAAGAAGCAGCGGGACGACGATTGTCTGAACGACACCGGCCTGCGCTTTACGGCGGATGTGTCGGTGGAAGTCATTGAGCAATTGCCACCGGAACTGACCGGGCCGGACGCCGACCAGTACGACATCATTGGTACTAAAACGACTTATCGCCTGGCGCAGCGCGCCTCCAGCTATGTGGTGCTCAAGTGTGAGCGCCCGGTGTTCCGGCGTAAAGGCAGTGATAAGCCCATCACCACACCGGCCCCGTTCAACGTGCTGGACAACAGCCTGGCCGATGTCAGCCTGCTGGCCGGGTTGCTGGTGGACAAATTCCAGTTCCACCTGCCGCTGTATCGCCAGCACCAGCGCATTCAACAAGCAGGTATTACCCTCAGCCGCAGCACCCTGACCAACCTGGTGAAGCGTGCCATCGACCTGCTCCGACCCATCGTAGATGCCCAGACCGATAACGTATTGCGCAGCCGGGTGCTGGCGATGGATGAAACGCCCATCAAAGCGGGTCACCAGGGCCGGGCAGGTCCGCAGAAAGGCAAGATGAAAACAGGCTGGTTCTGGCCCCTATACGGTGATGACGACGAAGTGGTGTTTACCTACTCGAACAGTCGGGGCCGACTGCACATCGAGCAGGTTCTGAACGACCAATTCAGTGGCACTCTGATCAGCGATGGTTATGCCGCTTATGCCCGCTATGCCGCGGCCCAGAAAGGTATTACCCATGCTCAATGCTGGGTGCATAGTCGCCGTTGCTTCGTTGAGGCCCAGAAGGACCATCCTGAGAAGGCCACCGAAGCCCTGCAACAGATCGCGAAGCTGTACCAGATTGAAGATACCATGAAGGAAAAGGAACTCACCGGCGAGAAGAAGCGTCAATACCGGCTGGACCATGCGAAGCCGGTCGTCAGCGGCTTCTTCCAATGGTGCCGGGATCAGTTGGCGCAAGGCGGCCTGTTGCCCAGTGAACCGCTAACCAAAGCCCTGAATTACGTGCTCGGTCGGGAAACGAGCCTGACGGTGTTCCTGGAAGATCCGGACGTACAACCCGATACCAACCACCTGGAACGGGCCCTGCGGCCCATTCCAATGGGCAAGAAAAACTGGATGTTTTGCTGGACCGAACTGGGCGCTGAACACCTGGGCATCATCCAGAGCCTGATCAGCACCTGCAAGCTGCACGATATTACCCCGTACATGTACCTGGTGGACGTATTGCAGCGCATCAGCCAGCACCCGGCCCGTGAAGTCAGCGACCTGACGCCCCGACTCTGGAAAACTCGGTTCGCCGAGAACCCGTTACGGGCGCTGATCGACCCACGCCATCCTGACCGACAGAGCAAACAGCCGGAGGCCACCGTCCGTGCGCATTGA
- a CDS encoding c-type cytochrome — MNAYWGPGMYDARFNQDGISSPHVITPAFGLNGIEKTTSTGDGDDIAYWNRYVAVTQMGGEGSFYEPRTGVDVTNGTEDLVTDKLPALQAYQLSLLSPEPPEGSFDPAAAARGEELFNGQAQCSSCHSGPKFTDANSRLHDPSDVVSEPEPDGAPGYASRSATKMYRTSPLEGIWQHPPYFHNGMAATLADVVTLYNDRKALGLDEEQQSDLVEYLKSL; from the coding sequence ATGAACGCTTACTGGGGGCCAGGGATGTACGACGCCAGGTTCAATCAGGACGGCATCAGCAGTCCCCATGTCATCACGCCTGCGTTTGGTCTGAACGGTATTGAAAAGACAACATCCACCGGAGACGGCGACGATATCGCCTATTGGAACCGATACGTCGCTGTCACCCAGATGGGTGGGGAAGGTTCCTTCTACGAACCCAGAACCGGGGTTGATGTAACCAACGGCACCGAAGATCTTGTGACGGATAAGCTCCCGGCGCTACAGGCTTATCAACTGTCGCTGCTCTCGCCAGAACCTCCCGAAGGTTCATTTGATCCTGCAGCAGCGGCCCGTGGAGAAGAGCTGTTCAACGGCCAGGCACAGTGCTCTTCCTGCCATAGCGGGCCCAAGTTCACGGACGCGAATAGTCGTTTGCATGATCCATCGGATGTTGTGAGTGAACCGGAGCCTGACGGAGCTCCGGGGTACGCATCTCGAAGTGCAACCAAGATGTACCGCACTTCTCCGCTGGAAGGCATCTGGCAACACCCGCCCTATTTCCATAACGGAATGGCTGCAACGCTTGCGGATGTCGTCACTCTCTACAATGACCGCAAAGCCCTTGGTCTCGATGAGGAACAACAGAGTGATCTCGTCGAATATTTGAAGTCTTTGTAA
- the rnk gene encoding nucleoside diphosphate kinase regulator, with protein MSERPAIYVLDHDFDRLSAMLEKQPNGNATAEALLQELDRATLVDTEKLPAGTVTMNSLVHFKNEGNDAEYKLRLVYPRQPEADEEHVSVLAPAGAALLGLRVGDRIDWPLAGKKTLSLKIIHVTHVN; from the coding sequence ATGTCCGAACGTCCAGCTATTTATGTCTTAGACCATGATTTTGATCGCTTATCTGCCATGTTGGAAAAACAGCCAAATGGCAATGCTACAGCTGAAGCGCTCTTGCAGGAGCTTGATAGGGCCACTCTGGTTGATACCGAAAAGCTTCCTGCTGGCACCGTGACCATGAATTCTTTGGTCCATTTTAAAAATGAGGGTAACGACGCCGAGTATAAGCTCAGGCTCGTTTATCCGAGACAGCCAGAGGCAGATGAAGAGCATGTATCCGTCTTGGCTCCGGCAGGTGCGGCCCTGTTGGGGCTTCGGGTAGGTGATCGTATTGATTGGCCTTTGGCTGGCAAGAAAACGCTTAGTCTGAAAATCATCCATGTGACTCACGTAAACTAA
- a CDS encoding metallophosphoesterase has product MCVIHAGDALGRGTLEEQEQLDASFGRQNHTHKILIAGNHDWCFERREPNQ; this is encoded by the coding sequence ATGTGCGTGATACACGCCGGAGATGCGCTTGGACGCGGCACTTTGGAGGAGCAGGAGCAGCTTGATGCCTCGTTTGGCCGTCAGAATCATACGCACAAAATCCTCATCGCGGGCAACCACGACTGGTGTTTCGAGAGAAGAGAACCAAATCAGTAG
- a CDS encoding RNA polymerase sigma factor has product MKVSVDSLSPKPSIGLQTSEDELVRLAKQGHEAAVREVIRRLNPRLFRIARGIMDNDAEAEEIVQETYLIAFSRIAEFRGDAKLSTWATKIALNAARMRLRKRHPTEEYDSISEEFHQEASVIAFPGSRQRSPENEHGVAQFREWLEAAVSELPSHLRVVFVLREAEGMALADIALDLGITVMTVKTRLFRARRHLKSLLESRIKGGFETVYPFDGARCAHMADSVIELLADFIRPPS; this is encoded by the coding sequence ATGAAAGTTTCTGTCGATTCCCTATCGCCTAAGCCCTCCATTGGCTTGCAAACCTCTGAAGACGAGCTTGTAAGACTGGCAAAACAGGGGCATGAAGCGGCTGTAAGGGAGGTAATCAGAAGGCTTAATCCGCGTCTGTTTCGTATCGCCCGAGGTATTATGGATAACGATGCCGAGGCCGAGGAGATCGTCCAGGAAACCTACCTCATCGCCTTTTCGCGCATTGCCGAATTTCGTGGGGATGCCAAGCTCTCAACCTGGGCCACTAAAATCGCGTTAAATGCTGCACGAATGCGATTGAGAAAACGTCATCCGACCGAAGAATACGACTCGATCTCGGAAGAATTTCATCAGGAAGCATCAGTCATAGCGTTTCCAGGCAGCAGACAACGTTCCCCTGAAAACGAGCACGGGGTTGCACAGTTCCGCGAATGGTTAGAGGCAGCAGTATCTGAACTACCGAGTCATCTTCGGGTTGTGTTTGTTCTCAGAGAGGCAGAAGGGATGGCGTTGGCCGACATTGCATTGGACCTCGGTATTACCGTTATGACCGTCAAAACACGCCTGTTCCGCGCAAGACGACATCTTAAGTCGTTACTGGAGTCGCGTATCAAGGGTGGGTTTGAAACGGTCTATCCATTTGATGGCGCCCGTTGCGCCCATATGGCGGATTCCGTTATCGAGCTCCTTGCTGATTTTATCCGCCCTCCCAGTTAG
- the tnpB gene encoding IS66 family insertion sequence element accessory protein TnpB (TnpB, as the term is used for proteins encoded by IS66 family insertion elements, is considered an accessory protein, since TnpC, encoded by a neighboring gene, is a DDE family transposase.), which translates to MIGLDSQARIWLCTEPTDMRKSFRGLSALVRNQLKHDPLSGQYFVFVNRRKTQMKMLYFTATGYCLWAKRLEQGQFRVPSSASGQRALTLTDLQLLIDGIEVQKYRQFKRFRGV; encoded by the coding sequence ATGATCGGGCTCGATAGCCAGGCCAGGATCTGGTTGTGCACCGAGCCTACCGACATGCGCAAATCGTTCCGGGGCCTCAGTGCTCTGGTCCGGAATCAGTTGAAGCACGATCCGCTCAGCGGCCAGTATTTTGTCTTCGTCAATCGTCGCAAGACCCAGATGAAGATGTTGTACTTTACCGCCACCGGGTATTGCCTGTGGGCCAAGCGCCTGGAGCAGGGACAGTTCCGGGTGCCATCATCCGCCTCTGGTCAGCGGGCTTTAACCTTGACGGATTTGCAGTTGCTGATTGATGGCATTGAGGTGCAAAAATACCGTCAATTCAAGCGTTTTCGAGGGGTATAA
- the tnpA gene encoding IS66 family insertion sequence element accessory protein TnpA has product MRKHRTPEQWQALVDQQHDSGLSAPQFCKQENIGYASFCNWRKRLSDQATGDSADSGEAGFLDLSSLMGAAQSGPGWNIVLSLGNGVELRLSQNG; this is encoded by the coding sequence ATGAGAAAGCACCGCACCCCGGAACAATGGCAAGCCCTGGTTGACCAGCAGCATGACAGTGGCCTGTCCGCTCCGCAGTTTTGTAAGCAGGAGAATATCGGCTACGCCAGTTTCTGCAACTGGCGCAAGCGCCTGTCCGATCAGGCGACCGGTGACTCAGCGGATTCCGGCGAAGCCGGTTTTCTGGACCTGTCCTCTCTGATGGGTGCAGCGCAGTCCGGCCCAGGCTGGAACATTGTGCTGAGCTTGGGCAACGGCGTCGAACTGCGGCTGAGCCAGAACGGATGA
- a CDS encoding IS5 family transposase, whose translation MDQITFSEAEYQTKKRKTRREIFLERMDKLIPWKQLEKKVARYYPKGQNGRPPYPLPAMLRVHCMQLFYNLSDPAMEDALYEIESMRHFAGLKLDRLPDETTILNFRHFLEQHGLGKALFKEVNKHLEKNGLMLREGSIVDATIISAPSSTKNSTGKRDPEMHQTRKGNEWHFGMKMHIGVDDTLGLIHSIDTTAANVHDIVPTDKLLHGEEQRVFGDAGYLGIQKRDEHKHRENVSWFIAKRPGTRKKLDADKLKAEKIKASVRAKVEHPFRYIKQVFGYSKVRYRGLAKNNNRLHLLAAFSNLLIGEKYMLA comes from the coding sequence ATGGATCAGATCACTTTCTCCGAAGCTGAGTACCAGACCAAGAAGCGCAAGACGCGTCGCGAGATCTTTCTGGAACGGATGGACAAGCTGATTCCGTGGAAGCAGTTGGAGAAGAAGGTAGCCCGTTATTACCCCAAGGGTCAGAACGGTCGGCCTCCGTATCCGCTGCCTGCCATGCTTCGAGTTCACTGCATGCAGTTGTTCTATAACCTGAGCGACCCGGCGATGGAAGACGCTCTTTACGAGATCGAATCCATGCGCCACTTCGCTGGCCTGAAGCTGGACCGCTTGCCGGACGAGACCACCATTCTCAACTTCCGGCATTTCCTGGAGCAGCACGGTCTTGGCAAGGCGCTGTTTAAAGAGGTGAATAAACACTTGGAGAAGAACGGCCTGATGCTGCGTGAAGGCAGCATCGTAGATGCCACCATTATTTCTGCTCCAAGCTCCACCAAGAACAGCACTGGCAAGCGCGATCCTGAAATGCACCAGACCAGAAAGGGCAACGAATGGCACTTCGGCATGAAGATGCACATTGGTGTCGACGATACGCTTGGCCTGATTCATAGCATCGATACCACCGCTGCCAACGTGCACGACATCGTGCCCACCGACAAGCTGCTGCACGGTGAAGAGCAACGGGTCTTCGGCGATGCCGGGTACCTTGGCATTCAGAAGCGGGATGAGCATAAGCACCGTGAAAACGTCTCCTGGTTCATTGCCAAACGGCCTGGCACCCGGAAGAAGCTGGATGCTGACAAGCTGAAAGCCGAGAAAATCAAAGCCAGTGTTCGTGCCAAAGTGGAGCATCCCTTCCGGTACATTAAACAGGTCTTCGGTTATAGCAAGGTCCGCTATCGCGGTCTAGCCAAGAACAACAACCGGCTGCATTTGCTGGCCGCGTTCAGCAACCTGCTGATTGGTGAAAAATACATGCTGGCGTAG
- a CDS encoding NADPH-dependent assimilatory sulfite reductase hemoprotein subunit, with amino-acid sequence MSEKLPEAEIIKRESDYLRGTILEGLQDRATGALPEDDTKLTKFHGSYQQDDRDLRDKRRRQKLEPLYQFMVRLRLPGGVLSSQQWLGLDRISDECANSTLRLTTRQTFQFHGVFKEKMQTFMRMVNALGLDTRGACGDVNRNVISNVNPQLSHLHREIHELSLAISDHLRWRSGAYGEVWLGEKRVAALGEEEEPFYGYKYLPRKFKIALAIPPENDCDVFANDIGLIAIVEDNRIQGFNVVVGGGMGLTYGDPATYPRLATMAGYVPKDQIVDACQAICAIQRDFGDRTNRAHARFKYTIDDHGMDWFRDKFQEYHGEAFGKARSFSLTSNGDHFGWVEGEDGLLHLTLLIPTGRVADTEEGGQIRTALRRIAEIHQGNFRITCNQNLVIAGVPADQRPAIDALVEEYGLDDGNRSTPLRQHSMACVAFPTCGLAMAESERFLPEFIDQIEQLIAEEELEPNAINIRITGCPNGCARPYLGEIALTGKATGKYNLYLGADFAGQRMNRLYRENIDVDTVLAELRPLFRAYREQSQASEHFGDFLVRSGIIEDERTALMFHHPLV; translated from the coding sequence ATGAGTGAGAAACTGCCAGAAGCCGAGATTATCAAACGGGAAAGCGATTACCTCCGGGGCACCATCCTGGAGGGGCTGCAGGACCGGGCGACCGGGGCCCTGCCGGAGGATGACACCAAACTGACCAAGTTCCACGGCAGCTACCAGCAGGACGACCGGGATCTGCGGGACAAGCGCCGGCGTCAGAAGCTGGAGCCTTTGTACCAGTTCATGGTGCGCCTGCGCCTGCCCGGAGGTGTACTGTCCAGCCAGCAATGGCTGGGGCTGGACCGGATTTCCGATGAGTGCGCCAACTCCACCCTGCGCCTGACCACCCGTCAGACGTTCCAGTTCCACGGCGTGTTCAAGGAAAAAATGCAGACCTTCATGAGAATGGTCAATGCCCTGGGTCTGGATACCCGGGGGGCCTGCGGCGATGTCAATCGCAACGTGATCAGCAACGTCAACCCGCAACTGTCCCACCTGCACCGGGAGATCCACGAACTGTCGCTGGCGATCAGTGATCATCTGCGCTGGCGCTCCGGCGCCTATGGTGAAGTCTGGCTGGGCGAGAAACGGGTCGCGGCCCTGGGGGAAGAGGAGGAGCCGTTCTACGGCTACAAATACCTGCCCCGCAAATTCAAGATTGCCCTGGCCATTCCGCCGGAAAACGATTGTGACGTATTCGCCAACGATATCGGTCTGATTGCCATCGTTGAGGATAACCGGATTCAGGGCTTCAACGTGGTGGTAGGCGGCGGCATGGGGCTGACCTATGGTGACCCCGCCACCTATCCAAGGCTGGCGACCATGGCCGGGTATGTGCCGAAAGACCAGATAGTGGATGCCTGCCAAGCCATCTGTGCCATCCAGCGGGATTTTGGGGATCGCACCAACCGCGCCCATGCACGCTTCAAGTACACCATCGATGACCACGGCATGGACTGGTTCCGGGACAAGTTTCAGGAATACCATGGCGAGGCCTTCGGGAAAGCCCGCAGTTTTAGCCTGACCAGCAACGGCGACCATTTCGGTTGGGTCGAGGGCGAGGATGGCCTGCTGCACCTGACCCTGCTGATCCCCACCGGCCGGGTGGCCGATACGGAGGAGGGCGGTCAGATACGTACCGCGCTGCGCCGGATTGCTGAAATCCACCAGGGCAACTTCCGGATTACCTGTAATCAGAACCTGGTGATTGCCGGTGTGCCCGCTGACCAGCGGCCGGCGATTGATGCGCTGGTAGAGGAATACGGTCTGGATGACGGCAACCGCAGCACCCCTCTGCGCCAGCACTCCATGGCCTGTGTGGCTTTTCCGACCTGTGGTCTGGCCATGGCTGAGTCCGAGCGTTTTCTGCCAGAGTTTATTGACCAGATCGAGCAGTTGATTGCAGAAGAGGAACTTGAGCCGAATGCCATCAACATCCGGATAACCGGTTGCCCCAACGGCTGCGCACGACCCTACCTGGGCGAGATAGCGCTCACCGGCAAGGCTACTGGCAAATACAACCTGTATCTGGGGGCGGACTTTGCCGGCCAGCGGATGAACCGGCTATACCGTGAAAACATTGATGTTGACACGGTTCTGGCCGAATTGCGGCCACTGTTTCGTGCCTACCGGGAGCAAAGCCAGGCCAGCGAGCACTTTGGTGACTTCCTGGTGCGCAGCGGAATAATTGAAGACGAAAGGACGGCACTCATGTTTCACCATCCATTGGTGTAA
- a CDS encoding VOC family protein has translation MHIKTANTIFYCRKWKECVGFYKNKIGLQVTTSLDWFVEFKLNEASCLSIADESRTSIDSNEGKGVTIALEVGDIETVHIYLNEAGLSPPPIKDHSWGARVIHIHDPEGNRIEFWSINLGAK, from the coding sequence ATGCATATAAAAACAGCCAACACGATCTTTTATTGTAGAAAGTGGAAAGAATGTGTCGGCTTTTATAAAAATAAAATCGGGCTTCAGGTAACGACGTCTCTTGATTGGTTTGTTGAATTCAAATTAAATGAGGCGTCCTGTTTAAGCATTGCAGATGAATCAAGAACCTCAATTGATAGCAATGAGGGTAAAGGAGTAACCATTGCACTCGAAGTAGGTGATATCGAAACTGTACATATATACTTGAATGAGGCGGGTCTTTCCCCTCCACCTATAAAAGATCATTCTTGGGGAGCAAGGGTCATTCATATTCACGATCCGGAAGGCAACCGGATCGAATTCTGGTCTATAAACTTGGGGGCTAAATAA
- a CDS encoding sulfite reductase flavoprotein subunit alpha, giving the protein MTNALSASPLSAEQQQRLGQLLAELSPDQTSWLAGYLAGVCAASGTTALSPSVKTASAPGESELTILFGSQTGNAEDVAEQLAARAAEKGVAARVVDLADYKPKQLKQAQFLALVTSTQGEGDPPDNALDFHEFLMGKKAPKLGQLRYSVLGLGDSSYEHFCQTGKDFDQRLVELGASSLAERVDCDVDYEDLAKQWIERVLEAVASEAGASQPVAGDATASVAPLASPYGRKNPFQATILTNQLLNGQGSDKEVRHIELSLEDSGLQYEPGDALAVCPENNPELVSQLLSALEFDSETTVDINGETGSLGEALTRHREITLLTPPPVKQWAELAGQEELSALADNTGELRDWMEGRDLLDLVQRWPVPSLEPQQLVNLLRKLPPRLYSISSSQAAEEDEVHITVAACVTRATIGIAKAWPPPGWRTGWRGVLQCRFTLTRTRTSPCRITTRRRSS; this is encoded by the coding sequence ATGACAAACGCGCTTTCAGCATCTCCGCTCTCAGCGGAGCAGCAGCAACGGCTAGGCCAGTTACTGGCGGAACTCAGTCCGGATCAGACGAGCTGGCTTGCCGGCTATCTCGCTGGTGTCTGTGCAGCCTCGGGTACGACCGCACTGTCTCCCTCTGTTAAAACGGCATCCGCTCCGGGCGAGAGCGAACTGACCATTCTCTTTGGTTCCCAGACCGGCAACGCCGAAGATGTGGCGGAACAGCTGGCGGCCCGGGCGGCGGAGAAAGGCGTTGCCGCCAGAGTGGTCGACCTGGCGGACTACAAACCCAAGCAGCTCAAACAGGCACAGTTCCTGGCGCTGGTCACGTCAACCCAGGGCGAGGGCGATCCGCCCGACAACGCACTGGATTTTCACGAATTCTTGATGGGCAAAAAAGCGCCAAAACTGGGTCAGTTGCGATACAGCGTGCTTGGGCTCGGTGATTCCAGTTACGAGCATTTCTGCCAGACCGGCAAGGATTTTGACCAGCGGCTGGTGGAGCTGGGTGCCTCCAGCCTGGCCGAGCGGGTTGACTGTGATGTGGACTACGAGGATCTGGCAAAGCAGTGGATCGAGCGGGTGCTTGAGGCTGTGGCATCCGAGGCCGGCGCTTCCCAACCGGTGGCCGGCGATGCGACAGCATCGGTTGCGCCACTAGCATCGCCTTATGGCCGCAAAAATCCATTCCAGGCGACGATCTTGACCAACCAGCTGTTGAACGGCCAGGGCTCGGATAAAGAAGTACGACATATCGAGCTGTCCCTGGAAGACTCGGGGCTGCAGTACGAACCCGGCGATGCCCTGGCGGTGTGCCCGGAAAACAACCCGGAGCTGGTCTCACAACTGTTATCGGCCCTGGAGTTCGACAGTGAAACGACTGTGGATATCAATGGCGAGACCGGCTCTCTGGGCGAAGCCCTGACCCGGCATCGCGAGATTACCCTGCTGACCCCGCCACCGGTAAAACAGTGGGCAGAACTGGCGGGGCAGGAAGAACTGAGCGCCCTGGCCGACAATACCGGCGAACTCCGGGACTGGATGGAAGGCCGGGATCTGCTGGATCTGGTTCAACGCTGGCCGGTGCCGTCACTGGAGCCACAGCAACTGGTGAACCTGCTGCGCAAGCTGCCACCGCGGTTGTACTCCATCAGCTCCAGCCAGGCAGCCGAGGAAGACGAGGTACACATTACCGTGGCAGCCTGCGTTACCAGAGCCACGATCGGGATCGCGAAGGCGTGGCCTCCACCTGGCTGGCGGACCGGCTGGAGGGGGGTGCTACAGTGCCGGTTTACATTGACCCGAACAAGAACTTCTCCTTGCCGGATAACGACGAGGCGCCGGTCATCATGA
- a CDS encoding Ig-like domain-containing protein, which produces MNSNKKHLQTVDTLVWAIGIATLVGCSDGSSPPFAVQSVSPAAEGELIPVDTQVAITFNRSLDSTTFLAAEVHLECDESEVTFADVTFQNNVRTVILTPDTLLPENKDCEVQIAAEVRDLSNNTLGEIFKWSFGTTARPETLALGKEIFRYDTFGDERFWTDVLEMHDVIQSAVDPVTALSVGLKVDAEALPEAVVDGIAQGTIDLESPATTVALLKLDAVVGVKGTVEEVNGVDTLTSVGVTCALCHSTVNNSFAPGIGKRLDGWANRDLNPGAIIALSPALTPAQKDIYNSWGP; this is translated from the coding sequence ATGAACAGCAATAAGAAACACCTACAGACAGTAGACACCCTGGTGTGGGCAATTGGCATCGCAACATTGGTTGGGTGCAGCGACGGAAGTTCGCCTCCTTTCGCTGTGCAGAGCGTCAGCCCGGCAGCCGAGGGTGAACTGATTCCAGTTGATACTCAGGTTGCGATCACCTTTAACCGCTCACTTGATAGCACGACTTTTTTGGCCGCCGAGGTTCACCTTGAATGTGACGAATCCGAGGTCACATTTGCCGATGTCACCTTCCAGAACAACGTCAGAACCGTTATTTTGACTCCAGACACGCTTTTGCCCGAAAACAAGGACTGCGAAGTTCAAATTGCTGCAGAAGTGCGGGATCTCTCCAACAATACGCTTGGAGAAATTTTTAAGTGGAGTTTTGGCACAACAGCACGCCCGGAAACTCTTGCGCTCGGAAAAGAGATATTCCGCTATGACACATTTGGAGATGAACGTTTCTGGACGGACGTGCTGGAAATGCACGATGTTATTCAGTCAGCCGTTGATCCGGTCACAGCTCTTTCTGTGGGACTAAAAGTAGATGCTGAAGCGCTTCCTGAGGCTGTAGTTGATGGAATCGCCCAAGGAACCATTGATCTGGAGTCACCTGCGACCACCGTTGCATTGCTCAAGCTGGATGCGGTAGTCGGTGTCAAAGGCACCGTGGAGGAGGTAAACGGCGTGGATACGCTCACCAGTGTCGGTGTGACCTGCGCGTTGTGCCATTCGACCGTGAACAATTCCTTTGCTCCGGGCATTGGCAAACGACTTGACGGATGGGCCAACCGGGACCTGAACCCGGGTGCCATTATTGCCTTGTCGCCTGCACTTACTCCCGCACAAAAAGACATCTACAACTCCTGGGGGCCGTAA